In a genomic window of Octadecabacter temperatus:
- a CDS encoding MerR family transcriptional regulator, with protein sequence MTDQTMTIRQMCEDFDVTPRTLRFYEAKELLFPKREGQKRLYGKRDRARLKLILRGKRFGFSLEEIRQLLDLYYMDDSQETQLRETYALAQKHLVGMEAQRAELDEAIAELKTQMDWGAARLAKLEPKRMAV encoded by the coding sequence ATGACGGACCAGACCATGACCATTCGCCAGATGTGCGAAGACTTTGATGTAACTCCACGGACGCTTCGGTTCTACGAAGCCAAGGAACTGCTGTTCCCTAAACGTGAAGGACAAAAGCGACTGTACGGTAAACGTGACCGTGCCCGCCTAAAGTTGATCCTACGCGGCAAGCGCTTCGGCTTCTCACTCGAAGAGATCCGCCAGCTTCTGGACCTATACTACATGGACGACAGCCAAGAGACGCAGCTGCGCGAGACCTACGCGTTAGCACAAAAGCATCTTGTTGGCATGGAAGCGCAACGCGCTGAACTCGACGAAGCCATCGCTGAGCTAAAGACCCAAATGGATTGGGGTGCTGCGCGACTGGCCAAACTAGAACCCAAACGGATGGCGGTGTAA
- the arsC gene encoding arsenate reductase (glutaredoxin) (This arsenate reductase requires both glutathione and glutaredoxin to convert arsenate to arsenite, after which the efflux transporter formed by ArsA and ArsB can extrude the arsenite from the cell, providing resistance.), translating into MMPTQLTIWHNPRCTKSRQTLALLQENGHQPAVRLYLMDAPSEAEIVAVRNALGVTADAMMRKGEKLFRELGLRDASEAELIAAMVANPILIERPIVISDGKAAIGRPPEAVLGIF; encoded by the coding sequence ATGATGCCGACGCAACTGACCATTTGGCACAACCCGCGCTGCACCAAGTCACGTCAGACCTTGGCTTTGCTTCAGGAAAACGGCCACCAACCCGCTGTTCGGTTGTACCTGATGGATGCGCCAAGTGAGGCTGAGATTGTCGCCGTTCGCAACGCACTCGGCGTCACCGCCGACGCGATGATGCGCAAAGGCGAGAAGCTGTTTCGCGAGTTGGGCTTACGTGACGCAAGCGAGGCGGAATTGATCGCTGCGATGGTTGCAAACCCGATCCTGATTGAGCGACCCATTGTGATTAGCGATGGGAAAGCCGCGATTGGGCGGCCACCGGAAGCGGTCTTGGGCATCTTCTAG
- the recJ gene encoding single-stranded-DNA-specific exonuclease RecJ: protein MNDTPNNTRTFLNVEASATGRRWIGPSGEDDRLAEAMVQETAIPLPVCRTLVRRGVEASEAAAFLAPTLRDLMPDPRSMRDMERAAARIVAAATSRERIAIFADYDVDGGTSAALLIDWLRGFNVSPTLYVPDRIDEGYGPNDEAMSALARDHDLIICVDCGTLSHGPIEAAVGADVVVLDHHLGGETLPPALAVVNPNRQDETGDLAHLCAAGVVFLALVEANRQLREAGSKTPNLMSLLDLVALGTVADVAPLIGVNRAFVRQGLTVMARRNRAGLVALADVSRMDTAPSSYHLGFLLGPRVNAGGRIGKADLGARLLATTDPREAQSMAARLDELNTERRDIENQVREMAIEQAEERGTDAPLVWAAGEGWHPGVVGIVASRLKESTNRPAIVIGLDGDEGKGSGRSVSGIDLGAAIQRCAAEGLLIKGGGHKMAAGLTVARDKVDAAMERLSELLGKQGAGDIGPADLKVDGLLMPGAATVDLIEIIEQAGPFGAGAPAPRFVFPDCTINFTKVVGANHLKVTFGDGLSARIDAICFGAMDTPLGPMLQDHGGARFHLAGRLEINTWQGRQRPQLRLEDAAPAT, encoded by the coding sequence ACATTTTTGAATGTCGAAGCGTCCGCTACGGGGCGGCGTTGGATCGGTCCAAGCGGTGAAGATGACCGTTTGGCCGAGGCCATGGTGCAAGAAACGGCAATCCCATTGCCAGTTTGCCGGACATTGGTGCGTCGTGGTGTTGAAGCGAGTGAAGCAGCCGCGTTTCTAGCGCCAACGCTTCGCGACCTCATGCCAGACCCGCGTTCAATGCGCGATATGGAGAGGGCAGCGGCGCGGATTGTTGCGGCTGCGACATCTCGAGAACGGATCGCAATTTTCGCGGACTATGATGTGGATGGCGGGACTTCGGCAGCTTTGCTGATCGATTGGTTGCGTGGGTTCAATGTATCACCGACCTTATATGTGCCTGACCGGATTGATGAAGGCTATGGCCCCAATGATGAGGCGATGTCGGCGCTTGCCCGCGATCATGACCTGATCATTTGCGTTGATTGCGGAACGCTGTCGCATGGCCCAATTGAAGCGGCTGTGGGCGCTGATGTTGTTGTGTTGGATCACCATTTGGGTGGAGAAACGTTGCCGCCGGCCTTGGCCGTTGTGAACCCGAACCGCCAAGACGAAACCGGAGACTTGGCGCATTTATGTGCGGCTGGCGTTGTGTTCTTGGCCTTGGTTGAGGCAAATCGGCAGCTGCGTGAAGCAGGATCGAAAACACCAAATTTGATGTCCCTGCTTGACCTTGTGGCACTTGGTACGGTGGCCGATGTCGCGCCGCTGATCGGGGTAAACCGCGCGTTCGTGCGCCAAGGGCTAACAGTTATGGCGCGGCGCAACCGTGCAGGGCTAGTTGCGCTAGCCGATGTATCGCGCATGGATACTGCACCGTCATCTTACCACCTTGGGTTTCTGCTTGGGCCGCGGGTGAACGCGGGTGGGCGAATCGGCAAGGCGGACCTTGGCGCACGCCTTTTGGCGACAACCGACCCGCGTGAAGCCCAATCCATGGCCGCGCGCTTGGATGAATTGAACACCGAGCGTCGTGACATTGAAAACCAAGTCCGAGAGATGGCGATTGAGCAAGCCGAAGAGCGCGGCACGGATGCCCCGCTGGTTTGGGCAGCTGGCGAGGGGTGGCATCCTGGTGTGGTCGGGATCGTCGCCTCGCGTTTGAAAGAATCGACCAATCGACCTGCTATTGTGATCGGTTTGGACGGTGATGAAGGCAAAGGCTCAGGGCGGTCTGTCTCTGGGATTGATCTTGGGGCCGCAATCCAGCGTTGCGCGGCTGAAGGGCTGCTGATCAAGGGTGGCGGACACAAGATGGCGGCTGGCTTGACGGTTGCACGCGACAAAGTGGACGCCGCGATGGAACGCTTGTCAGAACTGCTCGGCAAACAAGGCGCAGGTGATATTGGCCCCGCAGACCTGAAGGTGGACGGGCTGTTAATGCCGGGGGCAGCAACTGTCGATCTGATAGAAATCATCGAACAGGCAGGGCCATTTGGCGCAGGCGCACCTGCCCCGCGCTTTGTGTTCCCTGATTGCACGATCAATTTCACCAAAGTCGTCGGCGCAAACCATTTAAAGGTGACCTTCGGCGACGGGCTAAGCGCACGTATTGATGCCATCTGTTTTGGGGCGATGGATACGCCATTGGGCCCTATGTTGCAGGACCACGGAGGCGCGCGCTTCCATCTGGCAGGGCGTTTGGAAATCAACACATGGCAGGGCCGCCAGCGTCCACAATTGCGCCTAGAAGACGCGGCACCTGCCACCTGA
- a CDS encoding PaaI family thioesterase yields MTNERQTLIAKQFISALPYAHALGMEVTEIGDGHATITMPYDLRLVGDPETGVIHGGAVSALLDTCAGASVMVHGSKPVGTATLDLRIDYMRSAKPGDMITARAECYHVTRSVAFIRATAMDADTSRPVATATGAFTIQTAKGGKT; encoded by the coding sequence ATGACGAATGAACGCCAAACCTTGATCGCCAAGCAATTTATTTCTGCGCTGCCTTATGCGCATGCGTTGGGCATGGAAGTGACGGAAATCGGCGATGGCCACGCGACCATAACAATGCCTTATGACCTACGCCTTGTCGGTGATCCGGAAACAGGCGTTATCCACGGTGGAGCGGTCTCTGCGTTGTTGGATACCTGCGCGGGGGCTTCTGTTATGGTGCATGGCAGCAAGCCTGTTGGCACGGCGACACTTGATCTTCGGATCGATTATATGCGCTCGGCCAAACCCGGTGACATGATTACGGCGCGGGCTGAATGCTACCACGTGACCCGCTCAGTCGCTTTCATCCGGGCAACGGCGATGGATGCTGATACATCGCGCCCCGTTGCGACGGCGACAGGTGCATTCACCATCCAAACGGCCAAAGGGGGCAAAACATGA
- a CDS encoding SOS response-associated peptidase, with protein sequence MCGRMATTLPHDAMAQMFAAAPANDLPDVPNYNVCPTVQVAAITLTDVGRSYRPVRWGFIPHWYKKPNGGPLLINARAETIAEKPAFKAACRERRCVIPAAGFYEWTRLEDGTKLPWYIQRSDAAPIAFGAIWQDWGELGATAAIVTTGANEAMGKIHHRIPVILEQDQWALWLGEEGKGAAKLMQATGEDTLQFHRVDPAVNSNRASGPELIDPLDI encoded by the coding sequence ATGTGCGGACGAATGGCTACAACACTTCCCCATGATGCGATGGCGCAGATGTTTGCGGCCGCGCCTGCCAATGATTTGCCTGACGTCCCGAACTACAATGTTTGTCCGACGGTTCAAGTCGCGGCAATTACCCTAACTGACGTTGGACGCAGTTATCGACCGGTCCGTTGGGGGTTTATCCCACATTGGTATAAAAAACCGAACGGTGGGCCGTTACTGATCAATGCCCGCGCTGAAACGATTGCTGAAAAACCTGCGTTCAAAGCGGCCTGTCGTGAACGGCGTTGCGTCATCCCCGCGGCTGGTTTTTATGAATGGACCCGCCTTGAGGACGGGACCAAGCTGCCGTGGTACATTCAGCGCAGTGACGCGGCCCCGATTGCATTCGGAGCGATCTGGCAGGATTGGGGTGAATTGGGTGCGACGGCGGCCATTGTCACAACGGGTGCAAACGAGGCGATGGGCAAAATCCACCACCGGATTCCGGTGATTTTGGAACAGGATCAATGGGCGCTTTGGCTTGGCGAAGAAGGCAAGGGTGCTGCCAAATTGATGCAGGCCACAGGCGAGGACACATTGCAGTTTCACCGCGTGGACCCTGCGGTGAACTCCAATCGCGCAAGCGGACCGGAACTGATTGATCCGCTGGATATTTAA
- a CDS encoding quinone-dependent dihydroorotate dehydrogenase, whose product MKLLETIGLRALRTFDPETAHGLALKALNTGLGPSGGAVTSDRLRCTLAGLDLPNPVGLAAGFDKNATALAALGRTGFGFLEVGAATPLPQEGNPRPRLYRLTEDEAAINRFGFNNEGMEPIATRLSKRPKGRIVGLNLGANKTSEDRAADFARVLAHCGPYVDFATVNVSSPNTEKLRDLQGKDALAALLGGVIEANAAGIPVFLKIAPDLTDADLQDVADVVGSSGISAVITTNTTLSRDGLSSVHKGEAGGLSGQPLFEKSTRILAKLSTLTDVPLIGVGGIGSAEQAYAKILAGASAVQFYTALVYGGISLAGEIAQGLDELLARDGFANVADAVGTAREDWL is encoded by the coding sequence ATGAAGCTGCTTGAAACGATTGGGCTTCGCGCCCTGCGCACGTTTGACCCTGAAACCGCCCACGGGCTGGCGCTAAAGGCGTTGAACACAGGCCTTGGCCCAAGTGGTGGCGCGGTAACGTCTGATCGACTGCGCTGTACGTTGGCTGGTCTGGATCTGCCTAACCCTGTTGGGTTGGCCGCTGGATTTGACAAGAACGCGACCGCCTTGGCCGCCCTTGGGCGCACGGGATTTGGGTTCCTTGAGGTCGGTGCCGCGACTCCGCTTCCTCAAGAAGGCAACCCGCGCCCGCGCCTGTATCGGCTGACGGAAGATGAAGCGGCGATCAATCGTTTCGGATTTAACAACGAAGGCATGGAGCCGATAGCGACACGCCTTTCCAAACGACCCAAAGGGCGCATCGTTGGCCTAAACCTTGGCGCGAACAAAACCAGCGAAGACCGCGCTGCAGACTTTGCGCGTGTGCTGGCCCATTGCGGACCCTACGTTGATTTCGCCACCGTCAACGTTTCATCCCCCAACACCGAAAAGCTGCGTGATTTACAAGGTAAAGACGCGCTGGCCGCGTTGCTTGGCGGCGTGATAGAGGCGAACGCGGCTGGCATTCCGGTGTTCCTGAAAATTGCACCTGACCTCACGGATGCAGACCTACAGGACGTGGCTGATGTGGTCGGCTCGTCTGGTATTTCCGCCGTGATCACCACCAACACGACCCTATCACGCGACGGGTTAAGCAGCGTGCATAAAGGCGAAGCTGGCGGATTGTCTGGTCAGCCGCTGTTTGAAAAATCCACGCGCATTTTGGCAAAGCTGTCGACCCTTACCGATGTGCCGTTGATTGGTGTCGGCGGCATAGGCTCGGCCGAGCAAGCCTACGCTAAAATTCTCGCCGGTGCCTCTGCGGTACAGTTCTATACGGCACTGGTTTACGGCGGTATTTCTTTGGCTGGCGAAATTGCGCAAGGCTTAGATGAATTGCTCGCCCGCGACGGATTTGCGAACGTTGCCGATGCAGTCGGCACTGCACGGGAAGACTGGTTATGA
- a CDS encoding MATE family efflux transporter encodes MADLTHRRILQIAVPVVLANITIPILGLVDTGVIGQLGEAAPIGAVGIGAIILTALYWIFGFLRMGTTGFAAQAIGAGDSAEHAAILIRALGIAALGGLSIFVLQRPLFAAGFWMSPASVEVESLARSYMSIRVWSAPFLISTFAITGWLVAAERTRDILVIQLVMNGLNIGLDLLFVPVFGWGVQGVAGATVIAEIAGCALGFWYCRAAFQAAPWKDRARLFDPAKLKRFASVNADILVRSLFLQAIFMSFLFFGARYGDTRLAANHILLQFLSITAYAMDGFAFAAESFVGQALGARNRAAFRRAAMMVSKWCFGTGALLSVAFLLAGGLIIDAMTTAPDVRTAARDYLIYMALTPLISAAPFMLDGIFIGATRTRDMRSMMALSTAIYFAAALTLMPLAANHGLWIALLISFAARGATLAWKYPALERSVGS; translated from the coding sequence GTGGCTGACTTAACCCATCGCCGTATCCTGCAAATTGCAGTGCCGGTGGTGCTGGCTAATATCACGATCCCGATCCTTGGGTTGGTCGACACGGGCGTCATTGGGCAACTCGGCGAAGCAGCCCCGATTGGTGCAGTTGGCATCGGCGCAATCATCCTTACAGCACTTTATTGGATTTTCGGCTTCTTGCGGATGGGGACCACGGGGTTTGCCGCACAGGCAATTGGGGCAGGGGATAGCGCGGAACATGCCGCCATCCTGATCCGCGCGCTGGGCATAGCGGCCTTAGGCGGTCTTTCGATTTTTGTCTTGCAACGGCCGTTATTTGCCGCTGGCTTTTGGATGTCGCCCGCCAGCGTTGAGGTCGAATCCCTCGCCCGCAGTTATATGTCCATTCGCGTCTGGTCTGCCCCGTTCCTGATATCGACCTTTGCCATAACTGGCTGGCTCGTCGCGGCGGAGCGCACCCGCGATATTCTAGTGATCCAACTGGTGATGAACGGCCTTAACATCGGCCTCGACCTGCTGTTCGTACCCGTCTTTGGCTGGGGCGTTCAGGGCGTAGCTGGCGCGACTGTCATTGCCGAAATTGCAGGCTGCGCCCTTGGGTTCTGGTATTGCCGCGCTGCGTTTCAGGCCGCCCCTTGGAAAGATCGCGCGCGATTGTTTGATCCCGCAAAGCTCAAACGCTTTGCGTCCGTGAACGCGGACATCCTTGTGCGCTCGCTTTTTCTGCAGGCAATCTTTATGTCGTTTTTGTTTTTCGGAGCCCGCTACGGTGACACGCGCCTGGCCGCCAACCACATCCTGCTGCAATTCTTGTCGATCACAGCTTATGCAATGGATGGGTTTGCTTTCGCGGCTGAATCTTTCGTTGGTCAAGCGCTGGGCGCACGTAACCGTGCTGCGTTTCGCCGCGCCGCGATGATGGTATCCAAATGGTGCTTTGGCACAGGCGCGCTTCTGTCGGTTGCATTCTTGCTGGCCGGTGGCCTGATCATTGATGCCATGACAACCGCGCCCGATGTGCGCACGGCCGCACGGGATTATCTTATCTATATGGCACTCACGCCGCTCATCTCGGCAGCGCCATTCATGCTGGACGGAATATTCATCGGGGCCACGCGTACCCGCGACATGCGCAGCATGATGGCGCTTTCGACGGCCATCTACTTTGCTGCCGCTCTTACACTCATGCCATTGGCCGCAAACCATGGGCTTTGGATCGCACTTCTGATCAGTTTCGCAGCACGGGGCGCAACACTGGCATGGAAATACCCGGCGCTCGAACGCTCGGTGGGCTCTTAA
- a CDS encoding MerR family transcriptional regulator: MTEPRLTFKEMCAKYDVTPRTLRYYEYIELLSPERVGRSRFYGAKELARMTLILRGRKFGFPLEDIRQWLMIYENEGNEAQMKTWIELADRQVAELTEQRTQLDETLSELKTMRDQTAKSLG; this comes from the coding sequence ATGACTGAGCCACGTCTAACTTTTAAAGAAATGTGCGCCAAGTATGATGTGACCCCGCGTACGTTGCGCTATTATGAGTATATAGAGCTGCTATCACCTGAACGCGTTGGCCGTTCGCGGTTTTATGGTGCCAAAGAACTTGCACGGATGACGCTGATTTTGCGTGGACGTAAATTTGGCTTTCCGCTTGAGGACATTCGCCAATGGCTGATGATCTATGAGAACGAAGGCAATGAAGCGCAAATGAAAACCTGGATTGAACTCGCCGACCGACAGGTGGCCGAATTGACAGAACAACGCACCCAGCTTGATGAGACACTGTCCGAACTTAAGACCATGCGTGACCAAACGGCCAAATCCCTTGGTTAG
- a CDS encoding bifunctional metallophosphatase/5'-nucleotidase — protein sequence MLTRLLTTSTAITMIAGMAAADYTLTILHTNDFHARFEPISKYDSGCSAEDNEAGECFGGTARLITAVAEARARTNNSILVDGGDQFQGTLFYTYYKGAMAAEFMNQLGYDGMTVGNHEFDDGPEVLRGFVDTVNFPVLMSNADISGEALLSDAIEKSTIIERGGERIGLIGLTPQNTDELASPGPNVIFTAPAEAVQAEVDRLEAEGVNKIIVLSHSGYNVDIAVAEATTGVDVIVGGHSNTYLGDDEDAAGLYPTMVGDTAIVQAYAYGKFLGELNVTFNDDGVITEAAGEAIIIDGTVAEDEAAVARIAELAAPLDEIRNRVVAETAGVLTGDRAVCRQMECDMGNLIADAMLDRVADQGIDIALQNSGGIRADIDAGEVTMGEVLTVLPFQNTLSTFEISGETLLAALENAVSEHEDGSGRFLQVAGMTFTVDLNMEAGSRISDVMVGGEALDMAKTYGAVSNNFVRNGGDGFSMFTTAENAYDFGPDLADVTAEFIAANAPYQPYTDGRINMK from the coding sequence ATGCTTACGCGACTTCTTACAACGTCCACTGCGATTACCATGATCGCGGGCATGGCGGCAGCGGATTATACGCTGACGATCCTGCACACCAACGATTTCCACGCACGCTTTGAGCCAATTTCCAAATACGATTCCGGTTGTTCCGCAGAAGACAACGAAGCAGGCGAATGCTTTGGCGGTACAGCACGTTTGATCACTGCGGTGGCTGAAGCCCGTGCGCGCACGAACAATTCGATCCTTGTGGATGGCGGCGACCAATTTCAGGGCACGCTGTTTTATACTTACTACAAAGGCGCGATGGCGGCCGAATTCATGAACCAGCTTGGTTATGACGGCATGACTGTCGGCAACCACGAATTCGATGACGGTCCAGAAGTTCTGCGCGGGTTTGTCGATACGGTGAACTTCCCAGTGCTGATGTCCAACGCGGATATTTCCGGCGAAGCCCTACTGTCTGATGCGATTGAGAAGTCCACAATCATCGAACGCGGTGGCGAGCGTATTGGGCTTATCGGTCTGACACCACAAAACACTGATGAGCTCGCGAGCCCGGGTCCGAATGTGATCTTCACTGCTCCTGCTGAAGCAGTTCAGGCTGAAGTGGATCGTTTGGAAGCTGAAGGCGTCAACAAGATCATCGTGTTGTCCCACTCTGGCTACAACGTGGACATCGCAGTGGCTGAAGCCACAACGGGTGTGGACGTGATCGTTGGTGGTCACTCCAACACGTATCTGGGTGATGACGAAGATGCGGCGGGTCTCTACCCGACGATGGTTGGCGACACCGCAATTGTTCAGGCCTACGCCTACGGTAAGTTCTTGGGCGAGTTGAATGTGACGTTCAACGACGACGGTGTGATTACTGAAGCAGCAGGTGAGGCAATCATTATTGATGGCACTGTCGCTGAAGACGAAGCAGCTGTTGCCCGTATCGCTGAACTTGCAGCTCCGCTGGACGAGATCCGCAACCGTGTTGTTGCTGAAACTGCTGGCGTTTTGACGGGTGACCGCGCTGTATGCCGTCAGATGGAATGTGACATGGGCAACCTGATCGCGGATGCGATGCTGGACCGTGTAGCGGACCAAGGCATCGACATTGCTTTGCAGAACTCTGGCGGTATCCGCGCGGACATCGATGCAGGCGAAGTGACAATGGGCGAAGTGCTGACAGTGCTGCCGTTCCAAAACACACTGTCTACATTTGAGATTTCCGGTGAAACGCTTTTGGCGGCTCTGGAAAACGCTGTGTCCGAGCATGAAGACGGCTCTGGCCGGTTCTTGCAGGTTGCTGGCATGACCTTCACGGTCGATCTGAACATGGAAGCGGGTAGCCGTATTTCTGATGTGATGGTCGGCGGCGAAGCATTGGATATGGCTAAGACCTACGGTGCTGTGTCCAACAACTTCGTGCGCAACGGTGGCGACGGGTTCTCAATGTTCACAACAGCTGAAAACGCTTACGACTTCGGTCCTGATCTTGCGGACGTAACGGCAGAATTCATCGCAGCGAATGCGCCGTACCAGCCCTACACGGATGGCCGCATTAACATGAAATAA
- a CDS encoding PaaI family thioesterase encodes MKRPEPVQVIKQRRDKALQSLLQGVPYIQFMGFKFDRRGDELTGIMPYQDMLIGNPMLPALHGGATAAFLETTAIVELSWAMMWDRMEAGEDVTKLRLPKTIDFTIDYLRAGLPRDAYARATINRSGRRYASVHVEAWQDNRSRLFAQATGHFLMPQPDTNT; translated from the coding sequence ATGAAGCGCCCTGAACCCGTCCAAGTGATTAAACAACGCCGCGACAAAGCGCTGCAATCGTTGTTGCAAGGCGTGCCCTATATTCAGTTCATGGGATTCAAGTTTGACCGCCGCGGCGATGAATTGACCGGTATCATGCCTTATCAGGATATGCTGATCGGCAACCCGATGTTGCCCGCATTGCATGGAGGCGCAACGGCGGCCTTTCTTGAAACGACTGCGATTGTTGAACTAAGTTGGGCGATGATGTGGGACCGGATGGAAGCCGGCGAAGATGTCACCAAATTACGCCTGCCCAAAACCATCGACTTCACCATCGACTATCTCCGCGCGGGCCTGCCGCGCGATGCCTATGCTCGCGCGACGATCAACCGTTCGGGACGCCGATATGCGTCCGTGCATGTGGAAGCATGGCAAGACAATCGCTCACGGTTGTTCGCACAGGCAACGGGTCATTTCCTGATGCCGCAACCCGACACAAACACGTGA
- a CDS encoding DUF952 domain-containing protein, giving the protein MKIYKILTAEQWTELDQTGTFTGAPIDLADGYIHTSTAEQAQETADKHFAGVDGLMLAALDADTYGDDLVWEVSRGGAEFPHIYNRPMLRTEVIFARDMPLVDGRHVLDIS; this is encoded by the coding sequence ATGAAAATTTACAAAATCCTGACCGCCGAACAATGGACCGAACTCGACCAGACGGGCACTTTTACAGGTGCGCCGATTGATCTGGCAGACGGTTACATCCACACCTCAACCGCTGAACAGGCGCAAGAAACGGCTGACAAGCATTTCGCAGGCGTCGATGGCCTGATGCTCGCCGCGTTGGACGCTGATACCTACGGGGATGATCTGGTTTGGGAAGTATCACGCGGTGGCGCTGAATTTCCCCATATCTATAACCGCCCAATGCTGCGCACCGAAGTGATCTTTGCACGGGACATGCCGCTGGTTGATGGCCGTCACGTGTTGGATATCTCATGA
- a CDS encoding class I SAM-dependent methyltransferase, giving the protein MSYDYDKLYASEAHALGEQTAAIATFIAGLSFKSARILDVGCGQGRDALPLARAGHDVTGVDLSPSGVEAMCAEAAQDGLNITGHVADITEYTPDGAFDILLIDRTLHMLDAAPRAVTFLTLIACVAPSGWLIVADETSNLPAFKAALLADEVDWAIERCAKGMLFAQKGGT; this is encoded by the coding sequence ATGAGCTACGACTACGACAAGCTTTACGCGAGCGAGGCCCATGCTTTGGGCGAGCAAACGGCTGCGATTGCGACGTTTATTGCTGGACTGAGCTTTAAAAGCGCGCGAATTCTGGATGTGGGTTGTGGGCAGGGGCGCGATGCGTTGCCCCTTGCGCGGGCAGGGCACGACGTCACGGGGGTCGATTTATCGCCAAGCGGCGTTGAAGCCATGTGCGCCGAGGCTGCGCAAGATGGTCTGAACATCACAGGGCATGTTGCGGATATCACGGAATACACCCCCGACGGCGCGTTCGATATTTTGCTGATCGACCGCACGTTACATATGCTGGATGCAGCGCCACGGGCGGTGACGTTCCTGACGTTAATTGCATGTGTCGCGCCCTCTGGCTGGCTGATCGTTGCGGATGAAACATCCAACTTGCCAGCGTTTAAGGCTGCACTGTTGGCCGATGAAGTCGACTGGGCGATTGAGCGCTGCGCTAAGGGGATGTTGTTTGCACAAAAGGGCGGCACCTAG
- a CDS encoding LysM peptidoglycan-binding domain-containing protein, translating to MRLALSLLLASASSASANTCGRTTGVMQGETYFSIAMRCDVRDEQLFAQNPNVDHNDLSIGQVINVDNKGDVFVQRAGAELGLGEDVYLQRFLGAYSPEQTCAGQELQVDLEPETVTFGETRCDIKTVIYGSADTVIANLTNCAAEGEPIPDRYASLSLFEGEMTYEYTAAYTLQRCTDR from the coding sequence ATGCGTTTGGCTCTCTCTTTACTGCTTGCTTCGGCATCGTCTGCCTCAGCCAACACCTGCGGGCGAACAACCGGTGTGATGCAGGGCGAAACCTACTTCTCGATTGCCATGCGTTGTGATGTTCGCGACGAACAGCTTTTTGCACAAAACCCAAACGTGGATCACAACGACCTGAGCATCGGTCAGGTGATCAATGTCGACAACAAAGGCGACGTTTTCGTGCAACGAGCAGGTGCAGAGCTGGGTTTAGGAGAGGACGTTTATCTACAACGCTTTCTTGGGGCCTATTCGCCTGAGCAAACCTGCGCAGGACAAGAGCTTCAGGTTGATCTGGAACCCGAAACCGTGACGTTCGGTGAAACACGTTGTGACATAAAAACGGTGATTTATGGCAGCGCTGACACCGTGATAGCCAACCTGACGAATTGCGCGGCCGAAGGTGAACCCATTCCTGATCGTTACGCAAGCTTGTCATTGTTTGAGGGCGAGATGACCTATGAATACACAGCAGCATACACGCTTCAACGCTGCACGGACCGTTAG